The Desulfovibrio sp. G11 region GGAGGCGTCCACACCCGGAATGGGCACATGCACACCAATACGGTAGCAGCACAAAATCAGGAAGGTCCAGCCAAGTCGCTTGAACAGCGAAGGCTGACCCGCCACAGTGTTTGCCGTTCCTACTGCCATGTAAGACTCTTTGCGTTTATGCGCCTCAGGCGCAGTATATGCACAGCCTCATTCCCTTCGCTCACGAAGACAATGAGGCCAATGCCAGGCATTGACAGGGCCATGCCCTGAAGGCCGCCGGAATCGAAATGGAGTATTCGTTGCAGGGCCTTCACCTTTTCCGCCCGACAGTCCGGAAGCGGAACAAACCGGCTGGTCGTTAAACCAGCCGGTTTGGCGTCAACTGTTAAGCCGCAGGAACAGCTTCAAGCTCGCTCACTTCGCCGCCGGCGCCACGGATTTTTTCCGCAGCAGTCTGGCTGAACTTGTGAGCTTCGACCTTGAGAGCGCTTTTGACTTCACCGCGCGAAAGAATTTTCACGGGCGCACCCATACGGGCGAGGCCGCGGGCGTAGATGTCGTCCAGCGTAATAGTATCCTTGCCTTCAAAGGCTTCCAGCAGACGGTCAAGATTGATCACGTCGTAGGTTACCTTGAAAGGGGCGTTCTTGAAGCCGTGCTTGGGCAAACGGCGCTGCAGGGGCATCTGGCCGCCTTCAAAGCCGGGGGCCACGCCGCCGCCGGCACGAGCATTCTGGCCTTTGTGGCCTTTGCCCGCCGTGCAACCCAGACCGGAGCCGGAGCCACGACCCACCCTGCGGCGGGTTTTGCGCTCTTCCGGGAAAGGATAGAGATTGTGCAGTTGCATGGTATATGTCCTCCGGCCGTTATTCGACAACGGCCACCATATGCGGAACTTTGGCGATGATGCCCCGGATGGCCGGGGTGTCCTTGAACGTCTTGACCATCTCGCGGCGCTTGAGGCCAAGGGAGTCCAGCAGCTTGCGCTGCGCCGGCGAAGCGCCGATGCGCGAACGCACGAGTTTTACCTTGATTTCTGCCATGACTACTTCCTCGGAGCTTCCAGCTTCTTGCCGCGCAAAGCCGACACGTCATCGGCGCTGCGCAGGGCGGTAAGGCCCTGCATGGTGGCGCGAAGCACGTTGTGCGGATTATTGGTGCCAATGGCCTTGGTCAGCACGTCGCGCACGCCGGCAGCTTCCATGATGGCGCGCACAGCGCCGCCGGCGATGATGCCGGTACCTTCGGAGGCAGGCTTGAGCATGACGCGTCCGGCGCCGAAGCGGCCCAGAATTTCATAAGGCAGGGTGCCGTCCACAAGAGCCACCTGAACGCGGTTCTTGCGGGCGCGCTCTGTCGCCTTACGCAGGGCTTCGGGCACTTCCTGGGCCTTGCCCAGGCCAAAGCCCACGCCGCCCTTTCCGTCACCCACCACCACAAGAGCGCTGAAGCTGAACCGGCGTCCGCCCTTGACCACCTTGGCCACGCGGTTGAGGGAAACGATCTTTTCGATTTCGCCCAACTCGTTCTGCTGTGTTTCGGTATTTTCCTGACGCATATTAGAACTCCAGGCCGCCTTCGCGGGCGCCATCGGCTACGGCTTTGACGCGACCGTGATAAAGATACCCGTTGCGATCGAATACGACCTTGTCGATATTCTTTTCCTTGGCCATGCGGGCAATTTCAATGCCCACCTTCTCAGCGCCGCCCTTGTTGCAGTGCAGCCCCGATTCGTTCTTGCCAAGCGCAAGGGTGGAGGTGGCCACCAGAGTGGCTCCGTCCAGATCATTCACGATCTGGGCGTAGACATGCAGGTTGGACCTGTAAACGACCAGACGCGGGCGCTCGGCGGTGCCGCTGACCTTTTTGCTGATGCGGATCTTGCGGCGCTGCCGCGATTCATTCTTGCTGTACTTCATGACGCGCCCCCTACTTCTTGCCGCCGGACTTGCCGACCTTGCGGCGAATCGTCTCGGTAGCGTACTTGATACCCTTGCCCTTGTAGGGTTCGGGCTTGCGGATGCGACGAATCCTGGCGGCCATTTCGCCCACCAGTTCCTTGTCAATACCGCTGATGGTCAGCACCTGGCCTTCCACAGTGGCCTTGAGACCTTCGGGAAGTTCCACCAGCACCGGATGGGAATAGCCCACCTGAAGCTCGATGATATTGCCTTTCACCGCCACGCGGTAACCAACGCCGATGACTTCCAGGGCCTTGGAAAAGCCCTTGGTGACGCCGTCGATGCAGTTGGAAAGCAGCGAGCGGCGCAGGCCGTGCTGGGCGCGGGTAACGCGGTCGTCTTCGATGCGGGTCAGTACAACATGGCCGTCGGCCTGTTCGTACTGGAGCAGGGAGCAGACAGGCGTGCTCAGCGAGCCTTTGGGGCCTTTCACTTCCACAACATCCGTTCCGATCTTGACTTCAACGCCATTGGGAACGGGAATGGGCAGTTTACCTATTCTGGACATGCTCGCACCGCCTACCAGATTTCACACAGAAGTTCGCCGCCCACCTTCTTTTCATGGGCGGTCATGCCGTCCAGCACGCCGCTGGACGTGGACAAAATGCATATGCCGAGGCCATTCTGCACCCTGGGGATCTTGTGAGCGCCCACGTACACGCGGCGGCCAGGAGTGCTGATGCGCTTGAGGCCGCTGATGACGGGCTTGCCCTTCAGATACTTGAGGGTAATGGTAATGTTGCTGTCGGCCACGGCCACGTCTTCGACGTAACCTTCCTGCTTGAGGATGGCGGCTAACGATTCCTTCATCCTCGAGCGCGGCACATTTACTTCCTTGTGCAGGGCCAAATGTGCGTTGCGGATGCGGGTCAGCATATCCGCAATGGGATCTGTCAACATCGAGAAGCTCCTAAGAGTTTGGGGGCGGGGTTAACGGCCCAATGCCGCCACTTCCCGCGGCGCGCCAAAAACGCGCCATCCGGGCGCTTTCGCGCCCGGAAATTTACCAGCTCGACTTGCGCACGCCGGGCAGCTCGCCACGAAGGGCCATATTGCGGAAGCAGATACGGCAGATGCCGAACTGACGCAGAAAAGCCCGGGGCCGGCCGCAGAGCGGGCAGCGATTGTAAGCGCGAGCGCTGAATTTGGGCTTGCGCTTGGCCTTTACTTCCAAAGAAGTACGGGACATAGCTTAACTCCTACTTGCGGAACGGCATGCCCAGCTGGTCAAGAAGGAACTTGCCTTCCTTGTCCGTGGCCGCCGTGGTGACAATGGTGATGTTCATACCCTTGGGGTTTTCCACACGGTCGACCTCGAGTTCGGGGAAGATGGTGTGTTCCTTGATGCCCAGGGTGAAGTTGCCGCGCCCATCGAAACCACGATCAGGAATACCGCGGAAGTCACGTACCCGGGGCAGGGCAAAGTTCATGAGCTTGTCAAGAAAGTCCCACATGCGGTCCCTGCGCAGGGTGACGCGAGCGCCGATAGGCATGCCTTCGCGCAGCTTGAAAGCAGCGATGGATTTTTTGGCGCGTGTCACCACGGCCTTCTGGCCGGCAATGGCCGAAAGTTCAGCCACGGCTTCTTCCATCAGCTTATTGTTCTGGCTGGCGGCGCCAAGGCCGATGTTCAGAGAGATCTTTTCAATCCCGGGCAGTTGCATTGATGAGGAGTAACTGAACTCCTTCTGCATTACCGGAACCACCTTCTCTCTATATATCTTTTCAAGGCGTGTCATCGTATCACCTTATTCCATGACTTCATTGCACTTTTTGCAGAAGCGCACTTTCTTTTCCTTGCCCTCGGACTCAATGGTCTTGTAACCCACGCGAGTGGCCTTGCCACAAGCGGAGCAGACAACCATGACGTTGGACACGTGGATCGGCATTTCCTTTTCCACGATACCGCCGGGCTGCTGGGCATAGGGGTTGGGGCGCATGTGGCGCTTGACCATATTGGTCTTTTCCACCAGCACGCGATCCTTCTTGCGCAGGATCTTGAGCACCTTGCCGATTTTGCCCGCGTCCTTGCCGGCGATTACCATCACCTTGTCGTCCTTGCGGATACGATACATTTTCATGACGGTCTCCTACAGCACTTCCGGGGCCAGCGAAATAATTTTCATAAAGTTCATGGCGCGCAGCTCACGGGCCACGGGGCCGAAGATGCGGGTGCCGATAGGCTCACCCTGAGTGGAGAGCAGCACCGCGGCGTTGCCGTCGAACTTGATGTAGCTGCCGTCCATGCGACGCACTTCTTTGGCGGTGCGCACGATAACAGCTTTCATAACGTCGCCCTTTTTCACTTTGCTATGTGGTATGGCTTCCTTGACGGAAACCACCACGATGTCGCCGACAGAGGCGTAACGGCGGTGTGAACCGCCCAGCACCTTGATGCAGGCAACCTTTTTGGCGCCGGAATTGTCGGCAACCTGGAGCGTGGATTCTACCTGAATCATGGCACTACCCTATACGGCTTTTTCAATGATGGAGACCAGATGCCAACGCTTGTTGCGCGAAAGCGGACGGAACTCCACAATTTTGACCTTATCGCCCATACCGCATTCGTTCATGGGATCATGAGCCGTGAACTTCTTGCGGCGCCTCACATACTTTTTGAGCAGAGGGTGCTTGACCAGGGTCTCAACGCGCACGACAATGGTCTTGTCGTTCTTGTCGCTCACCACAATGCCGGTCAGCGTTCTGCCCTTACGATCTTCCAGAGCTTGCATTTTAGGCCCTCTGTTCCTTTTCGTTCAGTACAGTCTCGATGCGCGCCACCTGCTTCCGCATGGCTTTCAGCTCGGAAGTCTTCTCAAGCTGCGCGGCGGCATGCTTGAACCGGGCGGTCATCAGTTCCTGGCGCTGTTCGGCCAGCTTGCCGCGCAGCTCTTCAACGCTCATGGAGCGAAGATCAGCGGCGACGGGCCGGGCGCCCTTGTCGTTTTTTTTCTTGGCGGCCATTAGATGCCCTCCCTCACCACGATGACGGTCTTCACGGGCAGCTTGTGCGCGGCGCGGGTGAGCGCTTCGCGAGCAAGGTCAAGGCTGACGCCCTTGATTTCATACAGCACGCGACCGGGTTTCACCGGAGCGCACCAGCCGACCGGCGCACCCTTACCGGAACCCTGACGGGTTTCCAGAGGTTTGGCGGTCACGGGGCGGTCGGGGAACACGCGGATCCACACTTTACCGCCGCGTTTGATATGGCGCATCATGGCGATACGCGCGGCTTCGATTTGCTGGCTGGTGAGCTGGCCATGCTGTACGGCCTTCAAACCAATATCGCCAAAGGCAACGGTGGCGCCGCGGGTGGCCAGACCGCGCAGGCGGCCCTTCTGCCATTTGCGGAATTTAACTTTTTTGGGCGCAAGCATTACTGATCAACCTCTTTGTCAAGGATTTCACCCTTGTATATCCACACCTTGACACCAATGATGCCGTAGGTGGTGCGCGCTTCGGCAAAGCCGTAATCGATATCGGCGCGCAGGGTCTGCAAGGGCACCCGGCCATCGCGGTACCATTCGGTACGGGCGATTTCAGCACCGGCCAGACGGCCGGAGCACGTTACCTTGATACCTTCGCCGCCGAACTTGCGGGCCATGGACACGGTGCGCTTCATGGCGCGCCGGAAGGCCACACGGCGTTCCAGCTGCTGGGCGATATTTTCGGCCACAAGCTGGGCGTCCACTTCAGGACGGCGGATTTCATTCACTTCCAGAGAAAACTCGCGTCCGAACTTCTGACGAAGGTCATTGCGCAGCTTTTCAATTTCCACGCCTTTGCGCCCGATAACGATGCCGGGACGCGCCGTGGACAGAATAAGCCGTACCTTGCCGCCAGCACGTTCAATCTCGATCTTGGAAAGCCCTGCATGATAGAGGAGCTTTTTGACGAACGCGCGGATCTTGCTGTCTTCGTAGACAAAGGCAGGGTATTCCTTCTTGCTGAACCAGCGGGACTGCCAATTCTTGTTGTACCCAAGCCGGAACCCGAACGGATGTACTTTCTGACCCATAGCCTATTCCTGCCCTTCTGCGAGTATAACGGTGATGTGGCTCGTGCGCTTGTTGATCTTGGTAGCCCGGCCCTGAGCACGGGGCATGAAGCGCTTCCAGGTGGGACCTTCGTTAACAACGACTTCCTTCACCACCATGGCATCCACATCAACGCCGCCCAGCTGGGAGGCATTAGCCAGCGCGCTCTTGAGCACGCCGTAAAGAACCCCCGCGGGCTTGTTGGGCGTGAAGCGCAGAAGGTTCATAGCCTCCTCCACTCCAAGACCCTGCACGTTCTTGGCCACAAGACGGGTCTTGCGCGGCGAAACGCGCTGGAACTTCGCAATAGCTTTAGATTCCATATCGCTACCCTACTTCCTGCCGGCCTTGGCCTTTTTGTCGGCGGCATGCCCATGGTAGGTACGGGTGGGCGAAAATTCGCCCAGCTTGTGGCCCACCATGTTTTCGGTGACGAACACCGGCACGAACTTCTTGCCATTATGCACCGCAAAGGTCAGTCCCACCATTTCGGGCAGGATGGTCGAGCGGCGCGACCAGGTCTTGAGCACGCGGCGGTCACTGTTGGCCACAGCGGTGTCGACCTTTTTCATCAAATGGCCGTCAACAAACGGCCCTTTTTTCAATGATCTCGGCATGAGCTACTCCTACTTCTGGCCGCGGCGTTTAACAATAAGCCTGGAAGAGGCCTTCTTTTTGTCGCGGGTCTTGTACCCCTTGGCAGGCATGCCCCAGGGCGACACAGGATGGCGGCCGCCGGAGCTTCTGCCTTCGCCACCACCCAGGGGGTGGTCGATGGGGTTCATGGCCACGCCACGGACCTTGGGACGGCGGCCGAGCCAGCGGTTGCGGCCTGCCTTGCCCAGCCTGATGCTTTCGTGGTGCACGTTGCCCACCTGGCCCACAGTGGCCACGCAGGTAACCAGCACCTTGCGCACTTCGCCCGAGGGCAGGCGCAGGAGAGCATACTTGCCTTCCTTGGCTACCAGCTGGGCGTAGGTTCCGGCGGCGCGGCAGAGCTGGCCGCCCTTACCGGGGTACAGCTCGATGTTGTGGATGACCGTGCCCACAGGAATGCGCTGCATGGGCAGGGCATTGCCGGGCATGATGTCGGCCACTTCGCCGTTGCGGTCGTTGACGCCGCTCATGACCACATCGCCCTGCTTCAGGCCCACAGGGGCCAGAATGTAGCGCTTTTCGCCGTCTGTATAATGCAGCAGGGCGATACGGGCAGTACGGTTGGGATCGTACTCGATGTGCGCCACGCGGGCTTCAATGCCGGTCTTGTCGCGTTTGAAGTCAATAATACGGTACAGACGCTTGACGCCACCGCCGCGACGGCGGCTGGTGATGCGGCCCAGATTGTTACGGCCGGACTTTTTGGTCAGACCGACAGTGAGGGACTTCTCGGGGCGCGTCCGGGTGATTTCCTCAAAATCGGAAACCGTCTGGAAACGACGCCCAGCGGAAGTCGGTTTCAGCTTGCGGACAGCCATGCTTATACTCCCTCGAAGAACTCGATTTTATCGCCCTGGCGCAGCGTCACATACGCTTTTTTCCAGCCGGGCTTGCGGCCGACAACGCGGCCCTGGCGCTCCCTGTTCAGGGGCGCGCGGCGAACCACGTTAACCGCTTCCACTTTAACATCAAAAGCCTTTTCCACGGCCTGCTTGATTTCAAGCTTGTTGGCCTGGGTGTGGACCATAAAGGCCACCTGCTGCGCTTCGTCCTTGAGCATGGTCGTCTTTTCGGTCAGCAGGGGCTTGAGCAGAACAGAAGTGATTTCCATAACTAAGCTCCCTTCTTCTCGAAGCGCGCCTGCACAGATTCCACAGCGCCTTCCAGCAGCACAAGCTGCTTGTGCTTCAGGATTTCAAGCACGCTCAGGCGGTCCACCGTGGTCAGGGTGAGGCCGGGGATGTTGCGGGCCGAACGGGTCAGGTCCGCATTTTCCTCGGGCGCCACAATGAGGGCCTTGGTAAGACCCAGGGTGTCGGCCACCTTGGCAAAATGTTTGGTTTTGGCTTCGGGCAGCACAATGCCCTTGACCACCATCAGGCTTTCAGCGGCCAGACGGCTCGAAAGGGCCATCTTGAGGGCCAGGCTGCGCACCTTGCTGTTCACCTTGAAGGTGTAGTCGCGGGGGCTGGGGCCGAAGGTGATCGCGCCGCCGCGCCAGATGGGCGAACGGTTGGAGCCGGCGCGAGCGCGACCGGTACCCTTCTGCTTCCAGGGCTTGGCGCCGCCGCCGGAAACAAAGGCGCGGGTTTTGACATTGTGCGTCCCGGCGCGTTTGGCCGCCATCTGCGCACGTGCCACGAGGTTGAGGATTTCGGGCCTCACCTCGATTTCGAACACGTCGGAAGCCAGCGTAACTTCACCGCTTTCCTGCTTGTTCTGGTCATATACTTTCACGGTAGCCATTGCTGCTTCCTCTACTGCTTGCGGATCAGCACCAGCCCGTTCTTGGGGCCGGGCACGGAACCTTTGACCAGAATGACGTTGTCTTCAGGACGCACGTCAACGATGGTCAGGCCCATTTCCGTAACGGTTTCATTGCCCCAGTGACCGGCCATTTTCCGGCCCTTGAACACGCGACCGGGAAAAGTGTTGTTACCGATGGAGCCGTTGTTGCGGTGCACCTTTTCGCAGCCGTGCGAATCCTTGGAACCGGCGAAGTTCCAGCGGCGCATGCGGCCCTGGTAGCCCTTACCCACGCTCTTGCCGGTCACCTTGACGGTGTCGCCGGCAGCGAACATTTCAACGGTAAGTTCCTGTCCCAGTTCCTGCTCAGGAGCAGCCGTAAGACGGATTTCGCGCAGATGGCGGAAGAGGCCCTTGCCAGCCTTGGCAAAGTGGCCCTGCATGGCCTTGCTCACATGCTTTTCCTTAGCGTTGGTCATCGCGATCTGCACGGCGTTATAGCCGTCGGAATCCGCGGTCTTGACCTGGGTGACGGGGCAAGGCCCTGCCTCAATCACCGTGACGGGCACGGCTGCGCCGTTACCGTCAAATATGCGGGTCATACCGAGTTTGCGACCCAAAATTCCCATTTTCTCAGCCATGACTGCCTCTCGCTAGAGCTTGATTTCCACGTCCACACCGGCGGGCAAGGAAAGCTTGCCCAGCGCGTCGACGGTCTGCTGCGTGGGTTCCAGAATATCCATAAGGCGCTTGTGGATACGCATCTCAAACTGTTCACGGGACTTTTTGTCCACGTGCACGGAACGCTGGATGGTGTACTTGTGGATGTTGGTGGGCAGAGGGATTGGCCCTGCCACTCCAGCACCCGTATTGCGCGCCGTATCCACGATTTCCGCAACGGCTTTATCCAGTATGCGGTAATCGTAGGCTTTGAGCTTGATCCGAATGCGATCGCTGCTAACTGTCGTCATTGTGCCTACTCCGTTTGCAAAAACATCCCACCTGCCGACCACCGGCAGTGCGGGCTTCTTCACAGCATACGCGGGGCCATGAAGTATGACCCGAAGGCCGACCTCACCCTGGAAGGGACGGAACGGAGCAACGTAAGGGGCTGCGCTAATGCGCGCATCATGCCTGATAATCAGGAAATTCGGAAGATTTTGGACGCCTGAACGCGCCTGCATCATCCGCATGATGCTCCCCGGCGTCGCCCAGGCCAGGCCACCAAGAAAAGGTGGCAAGGCGGTCCCGCAGGGTCACCAAATGAGGGGTATACCCCTCTACCTTACAGCCCCGGGTCACGCGCGCCTCCGGGGCAGCGGTGGGATCCGTCTTTGGGCTGGAACGGCTCGACATTGTCCGGCATCTGGTAACGCCTGCACATGTCAAATCCTGTGCGATCGCGATTGACCGCGCCAGGTGCAGCAGAGCAGGCTCGACCTGCCCTTCCCTGCCGTCCAGGGAAATACCCATTGAAGACACCTGTCCTCATGGGCAAGCGTTGTTCTAGCTAACACACGGCGCGGCGTCAAGGCTTTTTGCCATATTTTTTGTTTTTGCCTCTGTCGCGCGCACTTGACAACACACTAAAAAACTACGTATGAGCCAATACAATTCCGCCATGCTGTGGCCTGCCACGGAGACGGAAAACATTTCCCCTGTTTTCACGGCCGGTTCCGGCCGTTTTATTCTTTTGAATCCCCAAAGGAGATGTCATGGCATCCGACCCGGCCCTGAAAGCCCGGCAGACATCCTATCAGGACACTGTCATCAATTATATAAGCAAGGAAGGCGGGCACGTCATTGCCCTTACTGATGACCAGGCCTTCAGCACGCAACTACGCCTTACCCTGGCGAAAGAACTGGGCCTCTCCGCCCCCGGGCAGTTTACCGCCCTTACTGACCCCCGCCACCTGCCCGACGAACTGCGCAACCTTCTGCAACGGCACCCTGCCCCTCTGCTTTTTCTTGAACGCAGCATTGGCGGACAGGACCTGAGCTTTCTTGTAGGCCAGATCAAGCAGGCCTATACCGCGCTCAAGATTATTATTCTCACCAGTGAGGTGCAACGCGACAGGCTCATGCTGCTGCACGAAGTCGGCGCGGACAACTTCATTGCCAAACCTGTTTCAATGAACACGCTTATTGAAAAAATGGCCTTTACCATTAAACCCCAGGGCAAGCTTGGGCAGGCCATTGACCTGGCCAAGGGCCTGCTTGAACGCAAGGAATATACACAGGCTCTGGCCGCCAGCCGCAAAATTCTTGAAATCAAGCCCGGCAGCGCCGCCGCCTACCTCGTTATGGGTGATGCCCACCGGGGCCTTGCCGAGTATGACCTTGCCAGAGAGGCCTATGAAGCCGCAGCAGCCGCGGCCGACCTGTACCTGGCCCCGTTGCAGCGGCTGGCAGAAATGTACGAATACCTGGGCGACAGGGAAAACCAGTTGCGCTACCTGCAAAAGCTCGACCACATTTCACCGCTCAACGTCAACCGCAAAGTCAGCCTGGGTGAAGTGCATCTGGCCCTGGGCAATACGGAGCAGGCGGAAGACTTTTTTGACAGGGCGCTTGTGCAGATGAACCGTGAGGCAGTGGAGGGGCTAAGCGCACTCTCCGGCCGCATAGCCGGGGTGTACGCGGAGCGCGATCCGCTCAAGGCCGAAAAATTCCTGCGCAACAGCCTCGATGTTAAAGGAAAATATCTTTCCAAAAGTGATCTTGCGCTATTTAACCAGCTTGGTATCAGCCTGCGCAAACAGGGCCGCTGGCAGGACGCCATTACGGAATACAAACGGGCAGTCAGGATTGCGCCCGAAGATGCCAACCTCTACTATAATATGGGTATGGCCTTTGCCGAAGGGCAGGATTTTCTGCAGGCCAAGGCCAACCTGCTTAAGGCGCTGGATATGGACCCGGACCTGTATCGGGCCAGCGTAACCATTGCCTACAATTATGGCGCTGTTTTTCTTCAGTCACGCGAAAAGCAGCGTGCGGCCCAGTTCTTTCAGGCGGCCCTTGATATGGAGCCTGGCCATGCAGGTGCGCGGCGCGGCCTTGAGCGCAGCATGATGTAGCGACAGCAAAAAACCGCCCCGCGGCGGCGGCCCCTGTACTGCCGCCCGTTCTTCCCGCCCCAGAGCGACAAAAAGCGGCCCGTCAGGCGGACCGCTTTTGCATATCGGCACAATGTTGTCCGGTTAAGCACCCATAGCTAACAGGCTATAACTATAGGTGTTTATAGTTTTTCGTCTTCGCGGATTCAGAAGTTCTTCCAGAGAATCCTTGCCGAACAGATTCAAGCAAATGAGCTCGAAGAGTTGTTGCACCGACAGCCCAAGCTTGCTCAGGAATTTCTGATAGGCCAGGAGTAAATACACGGTCAGGGCCGTATAAATCTGGATGTGCACCGCATTCTCCGAGCGCCCGACAAAGCTTTTAATATGCAGATTTTGTTTGACTTCGCGGAAGAATATTTCAATTTGCCAGCGTTCTTTATAGATATCAGCAATTGTCTTGGCGGACAGGCGGAAATGGTTGGTCAAAAATTCGTACCGTTTGCCGGTTTTCGCATCGCGATAGCCGATTCTGCGTAGACGAGTGGTTTTTCCCCGGCTGCTCACGTCAATGATGTGATCGGACGTGACCCCGGTTTTCCGGTCTACGGCGCGGCGATCAACGAGCTTATAGGCAGCATTGCTCTTCAGTCGGGTTACGAAGAAAATGCCCTTCGCGGTCAACATGCGAAACCAGGAATAGCAGATATAGCCTTTATCGAAGGTGACGATGGAACCCTTTGGCAATGAAAGACTTTTGGCCATGCGGCTTTCGTGGGTTTTGGCATTGTTGATATCGAGAAAAGCGGGAATGTAGCCATCGTGGTCAAGCACGGTATTTACTTTCACGCCAGCCTTGTTCCGCCGGAACGACGCCCAGGGAAAGATGGACAGGCATAGGCTGATGGTGGTGGCGTCCATGCTGTACAGCTTGCACTTGAAGCGGAATTTGTGACGAGGCGCACGAAGATGGCACAGGCCATACATTTCAGCGAACAGGTCTTTGAAAAATTCCACAGGCCTTGAATTGTTGGCATCGGCAACCGTGGAACGCGCTACTGATTTCAAGCCGAGGTGATACAGCCGTCTCTTGGCCGCCTCCAAGGCGCGAAGCCCATCGCGTAAAGAGCGCCTTGCAGCGAGTTGGATAAAGGCCATGACGGTGAATTGCTCCTTGAATCCAAATTGGCGTGAAGAGCGGCCAGTTTTGTGCTTGCGTTCGAGTTTTTCAAAAACATGTCCCGGTATCAGGGATAGCAGTTGAGAGAAGAGTGTAGTATGATGGCTCAAGTCCAAAATCTCCT contains the following coding sequences:
- a CDS encoding tetratricopeptide repeat protein: MASDPALKARQTSYQDTVINYISKEGGHVIALTDDQAFSTQLRLTLAKELGLSAPGQFTALTDPRHLPDELRNLLQRHPAPLLFLERSIGGQDLSFLVGQIKQAYTALKIIILTSEVQRDRLMLLHEVGADNFIAKPVSMNTLIEKMAFTIKPQGKLGQAIDLAKGLLERKEYTQALAASRKILEIKPGSAAAYLVMGDAHRGLAEYDLAREAYEAAAAAADLYLAPLQRLAEMYEYLGDRENQLRYLQKLDHISPLNVNRKVSLGEVHLALGNTEQAEDFFDRALVQMNREAVEGLSALSGRIAGVYAERDPLKAEKFLRNSLDVKGKYLSKSDLALFNQLGISLRKQGRWQDAITEYKRAVRIAPEDANLYYNMGMAFAEGQDFLQAKANLLKALDMDPDLYRASVTIAYNYGAVFLQSREKQRAAQFFQAALDMEPGHAGARRGLERSMM
- the rplC gene encoding 50S ribosomal protein L3, producing the protein MAEKMGILGRKLGMTRIFDGNGAAVPVTVIEAGPCPVTQVKTADSDGYNAVQIAMTNAKEKHVSKAMQGHFAKAGKGLFRHLREIRLTAAPEQELGQELTVEMFAAGDTVKVTGKSVGKGYQGRMRRWNFAGSKDSHGCEKVHRNNGSIGNNTFPGRVFKGRKMAGHWGNETVTEMGLTIVDVRPEDNVILVKGSVPGPKNGLVLIRKQ
- a CDS encoding IS4 family transposase, giving the protein MPHKEILDLSHHTTLFSQLLSLIPGHVFEKLERKHKTGRSSRQFGFKEQFTVMAFIQLAARRSLRDGLRALEAAKRRLYHLGLKSVARSTVADANNSRPVEFFKDLFAEMYGLCHLRAPRHKFRFKCKLYSMDATTISLCLSIFPWASFRRNKAGVKVNTVLDHDGYIPAFLDINNAKTHESRMAKSLSLPKGSIVTFDKGYICYSWFRMLTAKGIFFVTRLKSNAAYKLVDRRAVDRKTGVTSDHIIDVSSRGKTTRLRRIGYRDAKTGKRYEFLTNHFRLSAKTIADIYKERWQIEIFFREVKQNLHIKSFVGRSENAVHIQIYTALTVYLLLAYQKFLSKLGLSVQQLFELICLNLFGKDSLEELLNPRRRKTINTYSYSLLAMGA
- the rplD gene encoding 50S ribosomal protein L4: MATVKVYDQNKQESGEVTLASDVFEIEVRPEILNLVARAQMAAKRAGTHNVKTRAFVSGGGAKPWKQKGTGRARAGSNRSPIWRGGAITFGPSPRDYTFKVNSKVRSLALKMALSSRLAAESLMVVKGIVLPEAKTKHFAKVADTLGLTKALIVAPEENADLTRSARNIPGLTLTTVDRLSVLEILKHKQLVLLEGAVESVQARFEKKGA
- the rpsJ gene encoding 30S ribosomal protein S10 — encoded protein: MTTVSSDRIRIKLKAYDYRILDKAVAEIVDTARNTGAGVAGPIPLPTNIHKYTIQRSVHVDKKSREQFEMRIHKRLMDILEPTQQTVDALGKLSLPAGVDVEIKL
- the rplW gene encoding 50S ribosomal protein L23 → MEITSVLLKPLLTEKTTMLKDEAQQVAFMVHTQANKLEIKQAVEKAFDVKVEAVNVVRRAPLNRERQGRVVGRKPGWKKAYVTLRQGDKIEFFEGV